One segment of Paenibacillus pabuli DNA contains the following:
- the argH gene encoding argininosuccinate lyase, with protein MSKLWGGRFTKQTNHLVEEYTASINFDKALAEEDIQGSLAHVTMLGKCGILPAEDVETIKEGLITVLHKIRAGEVEFSVSDEDIHMNIEKNLIETIGPVGGKLHTGRSRNDQVATDMHLYLRERVVGFVGMLHALQEALIGQAKDNLDTIVPGYTHLQRAQPILFAHHLMAYVSMFQRDAERLMDSYKRINVLPLGAGALAGTTFPIDRHFVAEQLGFDGVYENSLDAVSDRDFIVEFLAAASLIMTHLSRLSEELVLWSSTEFGFVELDDAFCTGSSIMPQKKNPDVPELVRGKTGRVYGNLIGLLTVLKSLPLAYNKDMQEDKEGMFDTVATLEGALQLFAPMIATMKVNKDRMRQAVNQDFSNATDIADFLVGEGLPFRQAHEVIGKTVLYCIQNGKYLLDLSMDEFRQFSPLFDDRIYDVLQPEAVVNARNVYGGTASGQVAEAIGRSEKVLEITEQWITSRG; from the coding sequence GTGAGCAAGCTGTGGGGAGGACGTTTTACCAAACAAACCAATCATCTGGTTGAGGAATACACGGCATCAATCAACTTTGACAAAGCTTTGGCTGAGGAAGATATTCAGGGCAGTCTTGCCCATGTAACTATGCTGGGCAAGTGCGGCATTCTACCTGCGGAAGATGTGGAAACCATCAAGGAAGGCTTGATTACGGTACTCCACAAAATTCGCGCAGGCGAAGTGGAATTCTCCGTTTCGGACGAAGACATCCACATGAACATTGAGAAAAACCTGATCGAAACCATTGGCCCTGTCGGCGGCAAATTGCACACAGGTCGCAGCCGGAATGACCAAGTGGCAACAGACATGCACTTGTACCTGCGTGAACGCGTGGTTGGTTTTGTCGGCATGTTGCATGCGCTGCAGGAAGCGTTGATTGGACAGGCCAAGGACAACCTCGATACGATTGTGCCTGGCTACACGCACCTTCAGCGTGCACAACCGATTCTGTTCGCCCATCACCTGATGGCGTATGTCTCCATGTTCCAGCGGGATGCAGAGCGTCTGATGGACAGCTATAAACGTATTAACGTTCTTCCGCTCGGTGCAGGTGCGCTCGCGGGTACAACGTTCCCGATTGATCGTCATTTCGTGGCCGAGCAGCTGGGCTTCGACGGTGTTTACGAAAACAGTCTGGATGCGGTTAGCGATCGTGACTTTATCGTGGAGTTCCTGGCAGCCGCTTCCCTGATCATGACTCACCTGTCTCGTCTGAGTGAAGAACTGGTGCTGTGGAGCAGTACCGAGTTTGGTTTTGTTGAACTGGACGATGCGTTCTGCACAGGTAGCAGCATTATGCCGCAGAAGAAGAACCCGGACGTCCCGGAACTGGTTCGCGGTAAAACCGGACGTGTATACGGTAACCTGATTGGTTTGCTGACCGTTCTGAAATCACTTCCTCTGGCCTACAACAAAGACATGCAGGAAGACAAGGAAGGCATGTTTGATACGGTCGCTACGCTGGAAGGAGCACTGCAATTGTTCGCACCAATGATTGCGACGATGAAAGTGAACAAGGACCGGATGCGTCAAGCGGTGAACCAGGACTTCTCCAACGCAACGGATATTGCCGACTTCCTCGTGGGCGAAGGCTTGCCTTTCCGCCAGGCGCATGAAGTCATCGGTAAAACGGTGCTGTACTGCATCCAGAACGGCAAGTATTTGCTGGATCTGAGCATGGACGAGTTCCGTCAGTTCTCCCCGCTGTTCGATGACCGTATCTATGATGTGCTTCAACCGGAAGCGGTCGTGAACGCACGTAACGTATATGGCGGTACAGCTTCCGGTCAGGTAGCTGAAGCCATCGGACGCAGTGAAAAGGTGCTTGAAATTACGGAGCAATGGATTACAAGTCGCGGCTAA
- a CDS encoding argininosuccinate synthase, whose translation MAKEKIVLAYSGGLDTSVILKWLKETYDAEIIAFTADIGQKDELDGLEEKALATGASKVYIDDLRDEFAKDFIYPMFQAGALYEGQYLLGTSIARPLIAKRMVDIARAEGATAIAHGATGKGNDQVRFELNAAALTPDVQVIAPWRLEEFRNQFPGRAEMIAYAEKHGIPVTASAAKPYSTDRNLLHISYESGVLEDPWFDPSADENKDMFLLSNAPEDAPDQAEYVELEFEQGNCVALNGERLSPLQVMEQLNELGGKHGIGRVDMVENRFVGMKSRGVYETPGGTILFTAHRKMESITMDREVMNLRDSLITRYSTLVYNGFWFAPERLALQALVSESQKNVTGTVRVKLYKGNIIGAGVKSPVSLYNPDIATMEADPTQAYDQGDATGFIRLNALRLKVNSGVEQNKK comes from the coding sequence ATGGCTAAGGAAAAAATCGTACTCGCCTATTCCGGCGGGTTGGACACATCTGTAATTTTGAAATGGCTGAAAGAAACCTATGATGCAGAGATCATCGCATTTACAGCAGATATCGGACAAAAGGATGAGCTGGACGGCCTGGAAGAAAAAGCACTCGCTACCGGCGCTTCCAAAGTATATATCGACGATCTGCGCGACGAGTTCGCCAAAGACTTCATCTACCCAATGTTCCAAGCGGGTGCTCTGTATGAAGGACAATACCTGCTCGGCACAAGTATCGCTCGTCCGCTGATCGCGAAACGCATGGTCGATATCGCTCGTGCAGAAGGCGCTACAGCGATTGCTCACGGCGCTACGGGCAAAGGGAATGACCAAGTTCGGTTCGAGTTGAATGCAGCTGCGCTGACACCAGATGTTCAGGTCATCGCACCTTGGCGTCTGGAAGAATTCCGCAACCAGTTCCCGGGACGTGCCGAGATGATTGCATACGCAGAGAAACATGGCATTCCGGTAACGGCATCAGCAGCTAAGCCTTACTCTACAGACCGTAACCTGCTGCATATCAGCTATGAGAGCGGTGTGCTTGAGGATCCTTGGTTCGATCCAAGTGCGGACGAGAACAAAGACATGTTCCTGCTGAGCAACGCACCGGAAGATGCACCGGATCAAGCGGAATATGTTGAACTGGAATTCGAACAAGGCAACTGCGTAGCGCTGAATGGTGAGCGTCTCAGCCCGCTTCAAGTGATGGAGCAGCTGAACGAACTGGGCGGTAAACACGGAATTGGCCGTGTCGACATGGTTGAGAACCGTTTTGTCGGCATGAAGAGCCGTGGCGTTTACGAGACACCAGGTGGAACGATTCTGTTTACAGCACACCGCAAAATGGAATCCATCACCATGGACCGTGAAGTTATGAACCTGCGTGATAGCCTGATCACCCGTTACAGCACACTCGTGTACAACGGCTTCTGGTTCGCACCGGAACGTCTGGCGCTGCAAGCGCTGGTGAGCGAAAGCCAGAAGAACGTAACAGGTACCGTGCGTGTAAAACTGTACAAAGGCAACATCATTGGCGCAGGCGTGAAAAGCCCTGTCAGTCTGTACAACCCGGACATCGCTACAATGGAAGCTGACCCGACACAAGCGTATGATCAAGGAGATGCAACCGGCTTTATCCGTCTGAACGCCCTGCGTCTGAAAGTCAATTCCGGCGTAGAACAAAACAAAAAATAA